CCCTCGATGCTGAAGCAGCAGTCTTCCAGCGGCTCTGGTAGAGGGTTTTGAAGGGTGATTTCTGCAGCCAGCTTCCGATTCTCCTTTGGTTCACCCAGAATCTGCAGAGCAACAGAGACATCTGGGTGTTACTTGATGAAAGTGTCGAAACAAGTACAGCACACTTAAGCTTGATCTGAGCTTTGTTTATACATATTGTAGACCCCTTCTCAAAGCTGTAGAGACTCAACAGATtcatttttcacaactttttctTACACATATCCAAGTCTGCATTTGGAAGCCAAAAGTTGTCAGGACAGAATTGATAAACTGCTATCTCTTTGTTAAGTTAACATGCTTTGTTGTAGTTGATTGTACTCACTCTGACTTTGATTTCAGGGTTCTCCAGCACTATGTTTCTCACTGCCAGTACATGCTCGCTGGTGCTGTAATCCAACAGAAGAGCTGCCAGCCGGATTAGGTTGTCTTCAGTGAGCAGACCGCCGTACTTAGAGTAGTTCAGCCTTAGTGGAACCCGCCTCTCTAGAAGAACACACAGAACAAATGATACTTAcagtcaaatacaaaaaaaaaggattaccaTCTAAAAACTACAAAGGGAGGCTTACCTGCTCCAGGTGAGAGTTCAACATTGAGCAGATCTTTAAAACCACAGTTCTCTCCAATGGAGCCATTGTAAGACACGGCACAGGAGCCGAACACCATGCGGCACttcttttcactttgtgtgttaTTGGTAACGACGGCAAACACGTCAAAGTCGCAGCCCTTCCTCATGTCTGATGTGACCTTGATGGTGACGTGTAGTCCTccgttctgctgctgctgatggagcAGCTTGTTTTGGTGGTTGGCCTTTTTAAACACCTCGCGTTCTTCATCTGAGCCTGTCAAAGTTAAAGAGATGAAGTCATGCATGCTATCCACATGTGGATACATCTGGAGGGCTTATCCACAACTTCTAGatatacaacacaacacatgccTGTGTATGTAAAGAAGCAGACACCTCAGCTTCTTAAACAAAGGCAGTAAGAACTGACTTAGTGTACTAATGTTCTTTGAATAATAATCAGAAGTCAAGTAAAAGCCAGTCTCTCGTTTAGCAAGTGGTGTGGCTGACATGCAGTATTATAAAGTGACAGTACCTTTCTAGGAAATCTGTACTTTACGTACAAGGCATACAATCATTTGCTTCCCAACAGTATTCAGAGGTTTTTTGAAACTAGAGAGAGCCGGTATGAACTAAGGGGAataggtgtgtataaaaaaccaaaggtaaggacaaacataaacaacaggTGTATTTCAGTTAAAGGGGTTAACTTGTGGAGTACTTGTGCCAtggaattaagaatgtgtagttcactttccagatttaaaattgtgtttaaaaaaaatggtgcttaacaaatataaaaggtcggtttgattattttttgtgagtgtgacttctgttttgttttttgtttgtttcatttgttttgttttgaaagaaattcttgaaagaaattttgttctgatatgttttgttttttgtaaccaaactagtagtgtcttaaataataagatttgaGGGTAGGTGTAATGAGCTAAaacttcagcctacaccttttcggtCAGTTTCTGTAAGTGGACtatttacacaaatatttttgactCTTGTTATTCTGTAATGAATgaccaaaataaaagacattcattcattcattcattatctGGACTATTCATGTTCTCTAGAAATCAAACAAATTGGTGCGTGTTAGAGGGCTGCGTTGGAAGCAGCGGTGGGGGGGTCAACAAAGTCAAGGGTGTTCCCAGATAACTAGTGCTTACAATGATGGAATCCACAAATGAGGTGGAAAAAAGGATGATTAAAGTCGAATTAAAAAGCTGGCGTGTACGATGAAACGAAACACATGCTGCTTTGTCTCTGATCAAAATATCTCATCTTCAATAAAGCTCTTCTCCCTGCACATATTAGACAAGTACAAGTGCTGACAAGTGTCTGTCGACTCTGCTACAGCTATACAGTGTGATGCTTTGTAAAAATCTGAGAGCCTGTTTCGCACAAGGACAGCGTGGCTTTTGTGTCCGCTAATGAGTCTATAAGACAGTGTTTGATTCACAAAACGCACACAGAGGGTTTAACACATCCCTTGTGCGTCTGTGTGCACATACCAGCGCACAGAGAGGCTAAAGCCGTTATGCAGTCCTTTAGGGAAAAATGTCCTGCTTTATATGCAAAAATGGCTTTATTTCAAAAAAGCATCTAATTAACTAACATTGCTGCTAATAGCCACACACAGTTGTCTTGAATAAAATGTTCATCTGTAATAGAGATGTAATACACAAACTTTCCTctgatcaggaaaacaattccacCTATATatgacttaaaaataaatgatttgtaaatgatgtctgtaaatatgactCAAAGATCAAATACAGCcactttgggggaaaaaaaggcctgactttaaaggctttatatgtgatttttttgatccagtagatgtcgcccttgagcaccagcatgaaaccaaaacaactcgcgctgcattgttgtgttagcatgctaatgctagcaatctttattatgatcgtatcttcacactgcatgtaaatttacctgaaatgagcgtgatctagaaacacagttaagcagtgagtacagtatgttattcttcttttctctagtccctcaattaaacaacttttatacgtgaggggaggagtcagccggccgtcctgacgatgtaaacaaactgaagataggactctgaaaactctgaaaacatcacagacagtgggactcaggtgttacaaccattgtagacagtcatgactcacagagttattttgagaggatatacttgatttatattatatttaagtgtgaaaaatcacatagaaagactttaaaacacaactgTTACAAATAAAGGCCTGGTAACTTCTAAATTTTAGGTAAAGAAATGCCCTGATCACTATTAGAGGAAATATAGTACATCAAGAGTAAAAGTAATACTGATTGGTTGGTGTTGGTATATACTGTAGTAAAAGCCTTTATTTATGGTGTGTTGTAATAACATGCTCTGTTAACAGTTAAGGATCTGCTCTGGTCTGGTTTGTTTTCTACCTTCAGGGTACTTGTACAGATGAGTGACGTCCTCTCTGGCATCGTTGCCCACACTCTTTGTGCTGATCTTCTGGCCCACCACTGTGGTAGTCGTGACTTTGGATGTGCTGCCGTCTTTCTTCTTCATTGTGGTGATGACATCGGCGTTGACCTCAGCAAAAACAAACGGGGCGTCATACTTGGACATGAGCTTGCCCTCCTTGATGGCTCTGACGGGGACGGGGCCACAGCAGTACACTCCTAAAGGAAAGGAGAAAGGAACAATCAGATATTTTCAATCGACCGTGGGTGTGAATTTACCTCATGGGTTACTTGGCTCAGCATATTCGTTACCTTGACTTTTCTCCTGAGGTGTAGGGTCACTGGCCTGCCAGccattaaaatcagatttaagGTCCGGCCTGGTCATCCAGCTCTCCACCCAGCAGTGATAATTcctacagacacaaacacatcatcagcTCCACTTCTACCAAGTGGCAAACTCTGGTGTTGAAtcatgaagccaatgcagaagtggaaaaagctgcagttcctagagtgtccacttgaggctgggaccaaaagcctcacacacacacacacacacacacacacacacacacacacacacacacacacacacacacacacacacacacacacacacacacccacccaccccatgttaaaatgtctgttttgacagcagaaataagcatgtttacaccccccccccccccccccccctttgagggtcaagttaataaaaaaaaaagtgtggggggctttttgttcctttattgtagggataggatagtggatagagtcggaaatcagggaaagaagtcatttaaggatacctttctgatagaaaaggacagctgtcattaaaagtaacacatgaacaccaagattccttcaagtgtttgtgtcgctgtccgtctgcccgcaccccctccaccccaaagctgtaaacctaagggaaacactgaagcttgttttttctttgtgatgAATAATATGTTCATCCCACACAACCCTGCCTGCTATTGTAGTAGTTCATTCAAAGAGCATACCAGATCATCTCTCTGGATTGAACAAGGTCTCCATTTTCGTTGATGTAGCGTTCAATCACCAGGTTGTTGTTGGTGTCGTGGGCTGACAGGTAGTTGGTGATGACTCTGCAGGGGATGCCAAGGGCCCTGGAAACTGAGAGAGTGTAAAATAACTTACATGAGTTACACTGTGACACTCAAGAGGCAGCGCAAAAAGTGTATCATATTTGTTGTTTCCATATGTTccaggatgttgtgttttgtctgtttggGGCATATCAAGTGTGTTTTCCAGTGATAGGCCACAAAGCTCCACTGCCTGCTATCTCACTTGTACAGGCGACTGCAGCAAACACCCAGCATTGTCCGTAGCGAACAGGCTGACAGGCTTGTGTGTCCCAGTTGCGGAGAATCTCCACACTGCCCTTCCAAAACATGGGACTGACACCACCTTCGTAGCCATCCGTCCATTTCCCCAGCACTACACCTTTGTCATCATTACAGTTCACCTACACAGGCAAAGGGGGAGGAGTGTAGGATAGGAGAGTCATAAATAATGTCacttttatcacacacacacacacacacacacacacacacacacaacaaacttttctttttaaacctctTTTTCTTCCAAGTAAAGGGGATGAAATGAAACTAGCCTGACTCACCATGGCACTGAGGACTCTGGAGACATAGATGGGATTTCTCCTCCCCGAGCAGTCTTTTCCAGGATTCTTCAGACATTTAGGATTCATATCCAGAATCCTCAGACACACATCCAGGATTCCACTTTCAAactggatggaaaaaaaaaagcaggtacTGTTGGTGATTGGTTGTCAGCTATAGTGACAGAggtggaaaaataaatgtaatgttaaaCTCCAATGTTAACTGTCttgtgaaaatatttctgcagaaaacaggTGCAAAAGACTTTGTGTAGCGCTGCCAAAATGTAAAGCTCAACAGCTGCATGAGTTCTGCACCGCTAATGCCAGGCTAATCAAACCGTATCACATATCACAGAAAGGGCTCTAACACTCCTCTCACCTTATCTGTCCACTGTCAGATATGAATATCCCAGTTAATTTAAGTGTCAAATGTTcagaattgtgtgtgtttggcttaTGTAAAACATCATAAATCATTGATTAAGTTGACATTTTCCTCTGAATCAAACTCCTTCCCCCTGGGACAGTGTGCTCCCCTGGTAGATTACACTATGTGTGATAGATGAGGCCGTGCTGACAACGACAGTGTTGGTGTTGGTACCTGGCCAAAGTTCCATGGAGTTGGTATGGGATGTTTGTAGTCGCCTCGAAAGATAATTCCATCCTGAGATAACACATATTCTGCCAAACTCTGCTCATTGTCCATGTACACTGCATCTCCTGTTGCCACGAGACATCACAAACAATATGATAAATGTCCTCTTACATATCCTCAGTGGAACATGACGGTTAAAATATGTGTTGTTCctcagaaactaaaaaaaacaaacatatattcTCACCCTGCAGGCGATGGCGTTCATTCTTTGCATTCTTATAAACATTAAACGTTCTAATTGAAATCACTGTCATGACTGCATGTTCATTCCTAAGCTAGAGTCAGAAGCTGGTTAGCTAAACTTAGCACAAAGGCTGTAAAGGGCAAACAGCTTGTTTGGCTTTTGCCGTAAAATGATCTGACACTTTCAAGTTCATGATTTATAATGTTAAAGGCAACAAGACTTAAGGAAGTagttactctttttttttttttttaatcaaatattcGCATATATCAGCTCAATATGTCATGTTTCTCCTTTTTGAGTGATTAATCAAAAAGCATATACTGTAATCATTACTAAGCTGTTGAGGGgctagaagaggattttacaacTTAAATACTGCCATTGTTTTCTATAAACCTGTCAGCACTGATCCTGACTAGCTCCTGTGAT
The Labrus mixtus chromosome 7, fLabMix1.1, whole genome shotgun sequence DNA segment above includes these coding regions:
- the tgm2b gene encoding protein-glutamine gamma-glutamyltransferase 2, with amino-acid sequence MAQALDVDRWNLECEFNNMDHRTDLNGGDRLVVRRGQQFTISLYLRSGGYQPGVSSLDFVAETGPQPSEKYGTRASFGLSSHVDTSCWSAAITSPPGDMVALSVCSAPDAPIGRYTLTLGRSGRIEFILLFNPWCPGDAVYMDNEQSLAEYVLSQDGIIFRGDYKHPIPTPWNFGQFESGILDVCLRILDMNPKCLKNPGKDCSGRRNPIYVSRVLSAMVNCNDDKGVVLGKWTDGYEGGVSPMFWKGSVEILRNWDTQACQPVRYGQCWVFAAVACTISRALGIPCRVITNYLSAHDTNNNLVIERYINENGDLVQSREMIWNYHCWVESWMTRPDLKSDFNGWQASDPTPQEKSQGVYCCGPVPVRAIKEGKLMSKYDAPFVFAEVNADVITTMKKKDGSTSKVTTTTVVGQKISTKSVGNDAREDVTHLYKYPEGSDEEREVFKKANHQNKLLHQQQQNGGLHVTIKVTSDMRKGCDFDVFAVVTNNTQSEKKCRMVFGSCAVSYNGSIGENCGFKDLLNVELSPGAERRVPLRLNYSKYGGLLTEDNLIRLAALLLDYSTSEHVLAVRNIVLENPEIKVRILGEPKENRKLAAEITLQNPLPEPLEDCCFSIEGSNLTGGRVISERMGSSVGPGQDAKVKIYFTPTHSGLRKLVVDFDSNKLCHVKGYRNVIIGK